CGTTTTCGCTCAAATTTGATCCATTTCACATAAAATTTTGGCTCTTATTATCTCTAAAACTTTATTAAATTTGGGTTATGTAAGCTTTAAAGCATCTTTTGTTACTATTGCGTTTTTAAATTTACTAGGTGGGCGATGTTTATAAAAGGCTTTTTTTCAAACTCAGTTGGCATCATGACTTCAAGGATTTTAGGGCTTATAAGAGATCTTTTAACGGCTTCTATTCTTGGTGCTGGCATATTTAGCGACCTCTTTTTTATAGCATTTAAGATACCAAATTTATTTCGCCGCATCTTTGGCGAGGGGGCTTTTACGCAGGCGTTTTTGCCAAATTTTGCAAATAACAAGAAAAAAGCGATCTTTCAAGCTGAAATTTTTATCAAATTTCTACTTTTTATAGGCGTTTTGACGCTTCTTGTAAATTTATTTACGCCCTACTTTATAAAGATCATCGCAAGCGGCTTGAGCGAGCAAAATATCACAGACGCAGTGCCACTTGTGCGTATAAATTTCTACTATCTAGCACTTGTTTATATCGTAACTTTCATGGGTGCGCTACTTCAGTATAAAGGGCACTTTGCCACAACTGCATTTTCTACTGCGCTACTAAATTTAGCCATGATAGCTTCACTACTTTTGGCTCGTGGCAAGAGCGAGAGCGTGGTCGCACTTTATCTTAGCTTTGGCGTCGTTGCAGGCGGCATTTTGCAGGTTTTAGTGCATCTAATCGCTATGAAATTTAACGCCTTAAATAAAATTTTTTGGGGTGGTCTAAGCGGATATTTTAAAGGCAAAAGAGCGCAGAGCAAAGGCTTTTTTATAAATTTCTACCATGGCTTACTTGGCTCAAGTGCGATGCAAATAAGCGCATTTATGGATACTTGGCTAGCTAGCTTTTTGGTAAGTGGCTCGATAAGCTACCTTTTTTATGCAAATAGAATTTTTCAGCTCCCACTTGCTATCTTTGCTATCGCGCTCTCTCAGGCACTCTTTCCAAAGATCACCAGACTTTTAAAGCAAAAAGACGAAGCCAACGCCCTAGTTTGGACAAAAAAGAGCTTTTACCTGCTACTTTGCGCCCTGCTAGCAGCCACGATCGTAGGCGTTGTGCTAAGCGAGTTTATCATCTGGCTCTTGTTTGAAAGAGGAAATTTCGTAAAGGCAAATACCATTGAGTGCGCCAAGGTGCTAAGCGCTTATTTGGTGGGGCTCACGCCATTTGGACTGGCTAAAATTTTCTCACTTTGGCTCTACGCAAATATGAAGCAAAAAGAGGCAGCCAAAATTTCTATCATCTGCCTTGTGATAAATTTGATCCTAGCTGTCATTT
This genomic stretch from Campylobacter concisus harbors:
- the murJ gene encoding murein biosynthesis integral membrane protein MurJ codes for the protein MFIKGFFSNSVGIMTSRILGLIRDLLTASILGAGIFSDLFFIAFKIPNLFRRIFGEGAFTQAFLPNFANNKKKAIFQAEIFIKFLLFIGVLTLLVNLFTPYFIKIIASGLSEQNITDAVPLVRINFYYLALVYIVTFMGALLQYKGHFATTAFSTALLNLAMIASLLLARGKSESVVALYLSFGVVAGGILQVLVHLIAMKFNALNKIFWGGLSGYFKGKRAQSKGFFINFYHGLLGSSAMQISAFMDTWLASFLVSGSISYLFYANRIFQLPLAIFAIALSQALFPKITRLLKQKDEANALVWTKKSFYLLLCALLAATIVGVVLSEFIIWLLFERGNFVKANTIECAKVLSAYLVGLTPFGLAKIFSLWLYANMKQKEAAKISIICLVINLILAVILMQKFGAAGLAFASSLGGFLQLILYIRAFGAKRFLAIIEPKFIAAIAVAAVLLYFGLTFLKDIFNANF